The window CTCGAGCGGGCGGCGGGCGGAACACTCTATTTGCGCAATCTCGATGCACTGTGCCCGGTGGCGCAACGGCTGCTGGCGGGCGCCCTCGAGCAGGGCAGCTTCGTACGGGTCGGGCATGCCGTGACCATACCTGTCGACCTCCGCGTCATCGGCTCCCTGTCGCCGGCACGCGCCGACAAGGTGCGTCCGGACCTGCTGTCGCGTCTGGCCGTGCTGGAATTGCGGGTACCGGCATTGCGCGACCGCCGCGAGGATGTTCCCGAACTGCTGCGCGAATGTGCAGAGCACCTGGTCGAGCAGGAAGGCCTGCCATTCCGCCGCTTCGGGCTGGCGGCACAGAATCGCCTGCGCAATTACCCCTGGCCCGGCAATGTCCGTGAACTGTCCACACTCGTGCGCCGGTTGCTGGTCGCCGGTGGCCCCGAAGAGATCAGCCTGGCTGAACTCGAGCAGCAACTCGTGCCGCCGCAGTCCGACACTGCGTCGCTCGTTCAGCAGGATCTGCTCGGCATGCCCCTGCGTGAAGCGCGCGAACAGTTCGAACGCAGCTATCTGAGCCAGCAGCTTGCGCTCTGCGGCGGACGCGTGGGACAACTCGCCAAACGGGTGGGCATGGAGCGCACGCACCTGTATCGCAAGCTGCGTTCGCTCGGCATCGATTTCAGGCAGGTGGCAGAGGACGACTAGCAGCGAGGTACTTCTGCAGACTGGCCGGCAAGCGCCGGATATCGACCTCCTGCAGCCCCGGCGGCTTCGGTCGCGAGTTCCAGGTCTGCCAGAACACCGGCACGGCTCCGGCGAGTCGTCCGCTGCGCGCATCGGCAATCAGGCAGGCCAGCGCCTTGGCGGTGTAGGTCGTTTCAAGCTTGAGTCCGGCGAGATCGCGGGCCAGGTGCATCGCCTCCACGCCTTCCGGTGTCGGCTGCGCATAGCCGGCGCCGAGGAAACCGCTGCGAAACTCGAAACGCGACTGCGGATCCGGACAGGACGATACGCTGGCATCACGCTGCTGCATCTCTGCACCGGCGGCCTTGCACAGCGCGGCAACTGCCGGCGCCGAAACGCGCTCCTGCGGCAGGATCGGCACACCGACCACCGTGGCATCGCTGCCGGCCAGGTACAGGCCCAGCACCAGCCCGGCAACACTGCCCATGGTGCCGCAGGCCACATAGATGCGCACGGGATCGCGTACCCCGAGCGCCGCAAGCTCTGCCGCGATTTCGAAGCCGGCCGCAACGAAACCGATCGTGCCGAGTGGCGATGAACCGCCCCAGGGGATTTCATAGACCAGGTCCGCACCGCCCGGATGCTGCGCGCGGATATGCGCGGCAGTTTCCAGCATCTGCGCATAACCTGCCGCCGGCGTCAGTTGCGTGCCAAGCCGCAGGTGCCAGCGCAACGTGTCGGCAACCCAGGGCGTCTGCACCTGGTCCGAGGTCACGACATGACAGTCGAGCCCAAGCTGCCGGGCATAGATCGATGTTGCCAGTGCATGATTTGAACCGGCAGCGCCAAAGGTCAGGACCGCGTTGCAACCGCGCGCCAGCGCATCGCCGAGCAGGTACTCGAGCTTGCGCACCTTGTTGCCGCCATAGGGCGATGCACTCAGGTCGTCGCGTTTGATGAGCAGCGAGGGGACGCCGAGCGCCGCACCGAACCCGGGCGCAGGCTCGAGCGCCGTGGGCAGATCAGCAAGCGCCTGCCACGGCAGCCGTGCGGCGAGCTGCGGAAACCGGTGGTCAAAAGGACGCGTCATGCGCTCGCCTGCGAAAGCCGGGCATCATTCCACGACGGGAATGACCATGAAGTCGATACGGTTCTGGCGCAGCCGGGCCCGCAGGCGGTTGAGCTGATCGAGATCGTCAATCGGCCCGATACGGACGCGATGGAAGGTCCGGCCATCAGCCTCGGCGCTCTGGATCTCGGCAACGATGCCGAGCAGCGCCAGGCGCGCCTTGACCTTGTCTGCTTCGGCAAAGGCCGGGAAGGCACCGGCCTGCACGACGTAGGTGCCTGGTGTCACCACCGGCGGCAAACTGATACCGGCAGCAGACGACTTTCCATCCTCTGCTATCGGTACCTCCGCATTGGGCAGGGTGTCGTAAAACTCGAAGCGGTCAGGATCTTCGACAGGCGTTGCAGGCGCAGCCTTTGCCGCGGGCTTCTTCACTTCCTTCACCGGCGGCGCGGCACCAGGCCCGCGCTGCGTAAAGTAGTACCAGGCGCCGCCACCGAGCACGACGAGCAGCAGCACGGCCAGCCACAGGCTGCTGAGCGGCCTGGTGGCCGCACGCCGCTTCCTTGTCTTGCGTCTGCGTGCCATACCGTCCCCTACATCTGGTCCAGGGCGCGAATGCCCAGCAGCTGCAGACCGCTGCGCAGCACGCTGCGGGTCGCCCGCACCAGCGTGAGCCGCGCACGACTGCGGACCGGCTCGGCCACATCAAGCACCACATGCCGGTTATAAAAGGTATTGAACACGCTGGCGAGCTCGTAAAGATAGTGTGCGACCTCGAAGGGCTCGCGCAGTTCCGCCGCACGGCGCAGGGCTCCGGCATATCCGCGCAACTTCTGCACCAGCAGCCACTCGTCATCAGTGCCGAGCGCGGCGAGATCGCCGGGTTCGTCAATTGCGGCGAGACCAAGCTCACCGGCCTTGCGGAAGATGCCGCTCATGCGCGCATGCGCATACTGCAGGTAGGGGCCGGTATTGCCCTCGAATTGCAGCACCGCATCCCAGTCGAAGCTGAGGTCGGTCATGCGTCGCGACGAGACATCGAAGTACAGGAGCGCCGCCTGCCCCACCGCCTCGCTGACCGCATCTGCCTCACCGGCCGCCAGCCCGACCGTGCCACGCGCGCTCGCCTCGGCCCGCTGCGCACGAAAGCGGCCGGCACGGTCACGCGCTTCGTCGAGTACCGCTTCCAGCCAGACGGCCTCGCCCTTGCGCGTGGACATGCCGCGCACATAGCCGAAGCTGATGTTTTCGCAGCGAGACGGCCAGTTCACCGGCCACTTCTCCGCGACGGCCAGCTTGCCGAGCGCAGCGAAAACCTGGGCAAAGTGGTCTTCCTGGCGGGACACCACGTAGAGGTTGGCGCCAAACCGGTAACGCTCCCAGCGGTCGATGGCTTCGGCGCAGTCGCGTGCGGCATAGGTCGAAGCGCCATCGGATTTCTGCAGCATGCACGGGGCGATGTCCCGCCCGAGCACGTCCGATACCTCGACCACGATCGCACCCAGCGACTCCTTCGCCACGCCGGCTTTCAGGAAGCGCTGGATGACCGGCTGCACCTTGTGGTTGATTGCCGACTCGCCGTCGTAGGAATCAAAGCTGACACCGAGCCGGGTATAGGTCCGGGTAAAACCCTCCAGCGACAACTCCCGGAACCGTGTCCAGAGTGCGCGGATCTCCGCATCACCCTGCTCCAGGCGCAGAAACAGGCTGCGTGCCTGCTCACGGACGGAAGGATCCTGCTCGCTCTCGCGGTTGGCACGGACGTACAGCTCAACCAGATAGTCGATCGCCCGCGCCTCGAGGGCCGCTTCGTCGCCCCACTTCTGCCAGGCATAGATCACGAAACCGAACTGCGTGCCCCAGTCGCCCAGATAGTTCTTGCGCAGCACCTCCCAGCCCTGGAACGCGAAGATCCGTGCCAGATCCGCACCGAGATTGGTGGAGCGCAGGTGACCGAAGTGAAAGGGCTTGGCGATATTGGGTGCGGAAAAATCCAGCACCAGCAGCTGACCGCGCCCCATATCGGTGTGACCATAGGTGGCAGGACTCTCGCGGATCTCGCCGAGCACCTGACCGAGCGCATTGCGCCGGTTCAGGAACAGATTGAGGTAGGGCCCCTCGGCTCTGGCGCTGGCAATCAGCCGGTCCGACTGGATCTTTGCTGCCAGGTCCTGCGCGATCCTGTTCGGCGCCATACGCAGCTCTTTGGCAAGCTGGAAGCACGGAAACGCGCAGTCGCCCAAAGCCAGATTCGGCGGCGTGGTCAGCGCCGCTTCGATCTGCGCACTGCGCTCGACCGGCCAGTCCAGCGCGTTGCACAGGACCTGCGCGATGTGGGCTGTAATCTGCATAGCGAAAAATATCGGCGGGGAATGACGGGGATTCTAGCCGGTTGCGGCGCTCTGTTGTTTCACGGATGCCATCTCAGAAGAGATCCACCGGATCTATATCCAGACTCCAGCGCACCCGGCGCTGTGTTTCGATCCCGGCAACGGCCTCACGCCATGCTGGCAGGAGCTGCTGCAACTCGCGCCGCGAGCCGGCCTGGAGGAGCAGCTGGCCACGATAGCGCCCGGCGCGTCTTTCCATCGGCGCCGATGCCGGGCCGAGCACGTTCAGACCGGCGGGCGCCTGTTCGCGGGCGAGCGCTGCCGCTTCCTGCAAAAACCCGAAAACCTGCGGGCGCTGGCTCGCCTCGACCCGCAACAGGGCCAGACAGGCGAAGGGCGGCCAGCCGGCCTGCCGCCGTTCTTCCAGCGCCAGCGTCGCGAACTGTGCATAGCCCTCGTTGATCAGCACGCGCAGCAGCGGATGCTCGGGGAACATGGTCTGCAGACAGACTTCGCCGGGGTGTTGGGCGCGGCCCGCGCGGCCCGCGACCTGGACAAATGATTGCGCCAGACGCTCGGCGCTGCGGAAATCGCTGCCGAACAGCCCTTGGTCAGCATCGACGATGCCCACCAGGGTCACGCGCGGAAAGTCATGGCCCTTGGTGAGCATCTGCGTCCCCATCAGGATCCGCGCTTCCTCATCGCGCACCCGCCTGAGCCGGCGCTCGATCTCGCCGCGCCGCCGGGTCGTGTCGCGGTCGATGCGTTCGATCTGCTGGTCCGGGAATGCGGCAGCGAGCGCCCGTTCCAGGCGTTCGGTGCCCTGCCCGACTGCCTTGAGTTCCGCCGCACACTCCGGGCACTGCGCGGGCACCGGCCGTTCGCGGCCGCAGTGATGACAGATGAGCAGCCCGCGCTGCTGGTGGAGCACCATCCGGGCATCGCAGCGCCTGCACTCCACCACTTCCCCGCAGCCGGGGCACATCAGCACTGGTGCATAGCCGCGCCGGTTGAGATAAATCAGCACCTGGCCGCCCGCATCGAGATGCCGGCGGATCGCGGCCAGCAAAGGCTGCGTCAGCCCCTCTCTGGCCACGTGCTGTCGCAAATCGATGAGCGACACTCGCGGCTGGCCGGCAACGCCGGTGCGCGAGGGCAACACCAGACGGGTATAGCGTCCGCTGCGTGCATTCTCGATCGACTCCAGCGATGGCGTTGCCGAACCCAGCACCAGCGGCACACCGAGCTCACGCGCGCGCCACACGGCAAGATCACGCGCCGAGTACCGCCAGCCCTCCTGCTGCTTGTAGGAGGGATCGTGCTCTTCATCGGCGACGATGAGGCCCGGACGCGCCAGCGGCGCGAAGATCGCCGAACGGGTACCGATCACGATCGCCGCCGTACCATCGCTGGCCGCCGTAAACGCACGCAGACGTTCACCGTCACTGAGCCCGGAATGCAGCAGGGCAACAGGCACCTGAAAGCGGCGCTGGAAACGCTCGAGAAGCTGCGGCGTGAGCCCGATCTCCGGTATCAGCACCAGGCTTTGTCTGCCAGCTGCCAGCACCTTTGCGATGCCGCGCAGATAAACCTCCGTCTTGCCGCTGCCGGTCACCCCATCGAGCAGAAAGCACTGAAAGCCCTGCGCCGCATTGATCTGTTCCACGGCGCGGGCCTGGTCAGCCGTAAGCACCGGCGGTACATCAGGCGCGATATCCGCAACCGGCAAAGCGACTGTCGCGTGACTGATCGTCAGCCAGCCGCGCGCACCGAGCGCTGCCACCGCCCGGCGCCAGGTACTGGTGACCGCTTCCAGGTCAGCAGCTGCAGCCGGCGCCGGGCGCTCGCGCAGCACCTTGTAGATGCGCAGCTGCGCCGGGGCACGACGAAGGACTTCCGGATCGGCGCTCATGCCCTCGGCATTGAGCGCCCAGAGCGTCTCGCCACTCGCTGTATCGCGACCTTCCCTGAGCGCCCTGGGAAGCGCAGCGGTGAGTACCTCGCCGAGCGGATGCTGGTAATAGCGCGCAGCCCATACCAGCATGCCCAACAGGTCCGGCGGCAACAGCGGCTCCGTATCGAGTACCGACAGCACGCGGCGCAGACGATGCGCTGGCAACTCGCTGACCGCTTTGCTGCCGACGAGCCAGCCCATGCGCGTACTGCGCCCGAAGGGCACGCGCAGGCGCTGACCGACGAGCAATGGAGCGTCGACGCTGACCGGCGCGAGGTAGTCGAAAACGCCCATCACCGGGGCTGCGACCGCAACCTCAAGAATCTGCTGGACTTCAAGCACGCGACTGATATCCACCGCTCCTTTTGCTGCGCCGCATTTATCCACAGATCCTGTGGATAAGTCTGTTGATTTCTTGGGGCCAAAAGGCTGCCGACCACGTCATTGCAACAATTATGACAAGCTGAGCAGATTTTGCTCTTCTACTATAATCCTTATAAAACAGCATGTTACAAGTGTATCGTCAGATTTGTAATGTAAAAAGTTCCTAAGCCGCCAGCCCCGGTGGGAATTGTGCATAACTGCTGCTGCCGCAACGCGGTTTTTCAGCAAAAGCAGTGAAAATCCCCGGCTAATGCCGCACTTTTTTTACCCGTTCCCGAGGCGGGTTCCGGGACCCGCGCGGATACGGGGCGTCGACGGCGACAAAGCATTGCACATTGCGCATGAGGCGATGCTGAAAATCCGCTCGCGGGCACGCGGAACGCCGAAGTCTGCAAACGGGGAATTGTTTTTTTGTCTGCAGAACCCTCATGATTGACTCAAAGGCAGGGCCAGCTCTTCATGTTGTACCTACACAAAGAAGTCAGTGACTATTCGCAGCAGGTCTTGCGCACGGACGTGGCTGGCATGCCACTCGAGTGGATTGACTATCGCGATGCCGTGCGCCTCTATTACCTGGAACAGGTCGCTTACAGTTTCGGCTCGCCCCTGTTTCGCATTCACGGCGGCTTCAACGCGACGACGCGCCTGCAGAGCTGTATAGAGGTGAGTTCCATCATTGCCACTGTAGGCCGTTCTCCGGCTGTGGCTGACCTGATGGACTGTTACATCCCGCCACTCAACAACAAGACGCTGTTC of the Chromatiales bacterium genome contains:
- a CDS encoding sigma-54-dependent Fis family transcriptional regulator — translated: MSPAHILVVDDEADICSTISDILTDEGYSVSVAADAAEARREVQRTAPDLVLLDVWMPDIDGITLLREWTEAGTPGCPVVILSGHGTVETAVEATRLGAVDFVEKPLSLAKLLRTVRKALDASSHTQHAEAQRRLQPESLAPTGRSDAMRLLRDQAAAVAARPEAVLIVGEPGSGRSVLAQHIHSLAGGADRPFITLVGSSVPEENAAQILFGIGAGEQDEAGILERAAGGTLYLRNLDALCPVAQRLLAGALEQGSFVRVGHAVTIPVDLRVIGSLSPARADKVRPDLLSRLAVLELRVPALRDRREDVPELLRECAEHLVEQEGLPFRRFGLAAQNRLRNYPWPGNVRELSTLVRRLLVAGGPEEISLAELEQQLVPPQSDTASLVQQDLLGMPLREAREQFERSYLSQQLALCGGRVGQLAKRVGMERTHLYRKLRSLGIDFRQVAEDD
- a CDS encoding pyridoxal-phosphate dependent enzyme; the protein is MTRPFDHRFPQLAARLPWQALADLPTALEPAPGFGAALGVPSLLIKRDDLSASPYGGNKVRKLEYLLGDALARGCNAVLTFGAAGSNHALATSIYARQLGLDCHVVTSDQVQTPWVADTLRWHLRLGTQLTPAAGYAQMLETAAHIRAQHPGGADLVYEIPWGGSSPLGTIGFVAAGFEIAAELAALGVRDPVRIYVACGTMGSVAGLVLGLYLAGSDATVVGVPILPQERVSAPAVAALCKAAGAEMQQRDASVSSCPDPQSRFEFRSGFLGAGYAQPTPEGVEAMHLARDLAGLKLETTYTAKALACLIADARSGRLAGAVPVFWQTWNSRPKPPGLQEVDIRRLPASLQKYLAASRPLPPA
- a CDS encoding SPOR domain-containing protein — translated: MARRRKTRKRRAATRPLSSLWLAVLLLVVLGGGAWYYFTQRGPGAAPPVKEVKKPAAKAAPATPVEDPDRFEFYDTLPNAEVPIAEDGKSSAAGISLPPVVTPGTYVVQAGAFPAFAEADKVKARLALLGIVAEIQSAEADGRTFHRVRIGPIDDLDQLNRLRARLRQNRIDFMVIPVVE
- the argS gene encoding arginine--tRNA ligase, whose product is MQITAHIAQVLCNALDWPVERSAQIEAALTTPPNLALGDCAFPCFQLAKELRMAPNRIAQDLAAKIQSDRLIASARAEGPYLNLFLNRRNALGQVLGEIRESPATYGHTDMGRGQLLVLDFSAPNIAKPFHFGHLRSTNLGADLARIFAFQGWEVLRKNYLGDWGTQFGFVIYAWQKWGDEAALEARAIDYLVELYVRANRESEQDPSVREQARSLFLRLEQGDAEIRALWTRFRELSLEGFTRTYTRLGVSFDSYDGESAINHKVQPVIQRFLKAGVAKESLGAIVVEVSDVLGRDIAPCMLQKSDGASTYAARDCAEAIDRWERYRFGANLYVVSRQEDHFAQVFAALGKLAVAEKWPVNWPSRCENISFGYVRGMSTRKGEAVWLEAVLDEARDRAGRFRAQRAEASARGTVGLAAGEADAVSEAVGQAALLYFDVSSRRMTDLSFDWDAVLQFEGNTGPYLQYAHARMSGIFRKAGELGLAAIDEPGDLAALGTDDEWLLVQKLRGYAGALRRAAELREPFEVAHYLYELASVFNTFYNRHVVLDVAEPVRSRARLTLVRATRSVLRSGLQLLGIRALDQM
- a CDS encoding primosomal protein N'; protein product: MGVFDYLAPVSVDAPLLVGQRLRVPFGRSTRMGWLVGSKAVSELPAHRLRRVLSVLDTEPLLPPDLLGMLVWAARYYQHPLGEVLTAALPRALREGRDTASGETLWALNAEGMSADPEVLRRAPAQLRIYKVLRERPAPAAAADLEAVTSTWRRAVAALGARGWLTISHATVALPVADIAPDVPPVLTADQARAVEQINAAQGFQCFLLDGVTGSGKTEVYLRGIAKVLAAGRQSLVLIPEIGLTPQLLERFQRRFQVPVALLHSGLSDGERLRAFTAASDGTAAIVIGTRSAIFAPLARPGLIVADEEHDPSYKQQEGWRYSARDLAVWRARELGVPLVLGSATPSLESIENARSGRYTRLVLPSRTGVAGQPRVSLIDLRQHVAREGLTQPLLAAIRRHLDAGGQVLIYLNRRGYAPVLMCPGCGEVVECRRCDARMVLHQQRGLLICHHCGRERPVPAQCPECAAELKAVGQGTERLERALAAAFPDQQIERIDRDTTRRRGEIERRLRRVRDEEARILMGTQMLTKGHDFPRVTLVGIVDADQGLFGSDFRSAERLAQSFVQVAGRAGRAQHPGEVCLQTMFPEHPLLRVLINEGYAQFATLALEERRQAGWPPFACLALLRVEASQRPQVFGFLQEAAALAREQAPAGLNVLGPASAPMERRAGRYRGQLLLQAGSRRELQQLLPAWREAVAGIETQRRVRWSLDIDPVDLF